One Grus americana isolate bGruAme1 chromosome Z, bGruAme1.mat, whole genome shotgun sequence DNA window includes the following coding sequences:
- the LOC129199237 gene encoding uncharacterized protein LOC129199237 has product MGQKIVVYVPHMVITVLEQKGGHWLSPSRMLKYQVVLLEQDDVELKATAIVNPVMFLTTENPTEKLEHDCLVTIEQVYSSRPDLKDEPLKDPDLELFTDGSSFVQEGRQIAGYAVVTIDKVLESGTLPANTSAQKAELVALKQALRMAEGKRVNIWTDSKYAFGVIHAHGAIWKERGLLSAQGSPIKYKEEVLQLLQDVQKPKEVAVMHCKAHQFGQTAINIGNRLVDKAAKEAAEQGILALVPVKQIKIPNLKARYSKLDEQLAENLKASQNVKGWWVTPENQVIVTPQVMTELAKEEHEQTHWGVDAMVTNLRTSVVCVGMTGIIKSIIAKCPICLKNNPLNQRKAPLGVTKQGNSPGDYWQIDFFELPRQNGYRYLLVLIDTFSG; this is encoded by the coding sequence atgggccaaaagatagtggtatatgtaccacacatggttataactgtcttggaacaaaaggggggtcactggctatctcctagcagaatgttgaaataccaggttgtcctattggaacaagatgatgtggaattaaaagccacagcaattgtaaatccGGTAATGTTCCtaacaacagaaaatccaactgagaaattggaacacgattgcttggtaactattgaacaagtttattccagcagaccggacctgaaggacgaacctttgaaggatcctgatctggaattgtttacggatggaagcagctttgtgcaagagggaaggcaaatagccggatatgctgttgttaccatcgacaaggtattggagtcagggacactacctgcaaatacatcagcgcagaaagcagaattggtggcactgaagcaggctttacggatggcagaagggaaaagggtaaacatttggacggattctaaatatgcatttggtgtgatccacgctcatggagccatctggaaagaaagaggactgttgtcagcccagggctcacctaTAAAGTATAaagaggaagttcttcaacttttgcaagatgtacagaaaccaaaggaagtggctgtaatgcattgcaaggctcatcagtttggtcaaactgctataaatataggtAATCGATTGGTggataaagctgcaaaagaagctgcagaacaaggtaTCCTTGCattagtaccagtaaaacagataaagattccaaatttaaaagcaagatacagtaagctAGACGAACAACTAGCAGAGAACTTAAAGGCATCCCAAAATGTGAaaggatggtgggtaacaccagagaatcaggtaatagtgaccccacaagttatgacagaacttgcaaaggaagaacatgagcagacacattggggtgtggatgctatggttacaaatttgagaacatctgtagtgtgtgtaggaatgacaggaataattaaatcaataatagctaagtgtccaatttgtcttaaaaataatcccttaaaccagaggaaagcacctttaggagtaacaaagcagggtaattccccaggagattaCTGGCAAATCGATTTCTTtgagttacctagacagaatgggtatagatatttgttggtattgattgatacgttttctggatag